In a single window of the Dysgonomonas mossii genome:
- a CDS encoding DoxX family protein yields the protein MKTLERNTDLGLLILRLSVGILMLLHGIAKLSHGAGMIEQMVKGAGLPSFIAYGVYVGEIIAPLFIIFGYGTRVAAAIFVFNMLVAVSLAHSGDVFSLNETGGWMLELQGLYFFGALALVFTGGGKYALSKKHIWD from the coding sequence ATGAAAACATTAGAACGTAATACAGATTTAGGACTACTTATTCTAAGATTAAGTGTGGGTATATTAATGCTCTTGCATGGGATAGCTAAATTATCACATGGGGCAGGAATGATAGAACAAATGGTAAAGGGTGCAGGACTACCTTCTTTTATCGCTTATGGAGTGTATGTTGGAGAGATTATAGCACCTTTGTTTATAATTTTCGGATACGGTACACGTGTTGCTGCAGCGATATTTGTATTTAATATGTTGGTTGCAGTTTCGCTCGCTCATAGCGGTGATGTATTCTCGCTAAATGAGACCGGAGGCTGGATGCTGGAATTGCAAGGATTGTACTTCTTTGGGGCTTTGGCTTTAGTGTTTACCGGTGGTGGCAAATATGCTCTTAGTAAAAAGCATATCTGGGATTAA
- a CDS encoding helix-turn-helix domain-containing protein: MELLYKQEHLTCYNYEKGNRPTIEKISLLDGQSWNIFSVENKVIFIIEGSLSFSLDELTNQVISEKKMMMIPAGCHLNSKANKDTTIIIMRLHNTKMLCDCFSLDLLLKEKNEEFEPGLHYLAINERVDSYLTFLNTCMSEGLKCTYYFALKAKEFYFLLRAYYTKRDLLAFFFPLISHDLSFSEFVLKNHHKAKTVQELADMMHYSLSGFQKRFKKVFGVPAYHWMKEERSKSIFYQINSTDKSFKEISDEYGFSSPSHFNDFCKTNFGNTPGKIRQQKATMNPSH; the protein is encoded by the coding sequence ATGGAGTTATTATACAAACAAGAGCATCTCACTTGCTACAATTATGAAAAAGGTAACCGGCCAACAATTGAGAAAATATCTTTACTAGATGGACAATCTTGGAATATATTTTCAGTTGAGAACAAAGTTATATTTATCATAGAAGGGTCTTTATCTTTTTCTTTGGATGAACTAACTAACCAAGTCATTTCTGAAAAAAAAATGATGATGATACCCGCAGGTTGTCACCTAAACAGTAAAGCAAATAAAGATACCACAATAATTATTATGAGGTTGCATAACACTAAGATGCTATGCGATTGCTTCTCGCTTGATTTACTACTAAAAGAAAAAAATGAAGAATTTGAACCAGGTCTACATTATCTGGCTATAAATGAAAGAGTAGACTCATATCTCACATTCTTAAACACGTGCATGTCGGAAGGCTTAAAGTGCACATATTATTTCGCACTGAAAGCAAAAGAATTTTACTTTTTACTAAGAGCATATTATACAAAAAGAGATTTACTGGCATTCTTTTTTCCTCTCATTAGCCACGATCTTTCTTTCTCCGAGTTTGTCCTTAAAAACCATCACAAGGCAAAAACAGTACAAGAGTTAGCCGACATGATGCACTATAGTCTTTCAGGATTTCAAAAACGTTTCAAAAAAGTATTTGGAGTGCCTGCTTATCACTGGATGAAAGAAGAGCGATCAAAATCAATTTTTTATCAAATAAACAGTACCGATAAGTCATTTAAAGAAATAAGTGACGAGTACGGATTCTCGTCCCCGTCACATTTTAATGACTTCTGCAAAACCAATTTCGGCAATACTCCGGGCAAAATTCGCCAACAAAAAGCGACTATGAACCCTAGCCATTAA
- a CDS encoding ABC transporter ATP-binding protein, which produces MVKINNLTFYYRERKPIFENVSFEMKNGIYGLLGENGVGKTTLLRIISGLCFPKKGSCQVLGTETAFRNPDMLKQLYYLPEEFIVPSQTVKSFVKLNSVFYPNFSNEQFNSYLNDFHLDIDSRMKELSFGQKKKVLIAFAISLNTPVTLLDEPTNGLDIPSKSQFRKVIASAFDENKCILISTHQVRDLESLIDPIIILDRNQVLLNNTVEEISKKLLFTYSTTRPQDALFTEQTMLGYTSVLENKYNEESTLNIEALFNAVVTNKEKIRNIFNA; this is translated from the coding sequence ATGGTAAAAATAAATAATCTTACTTTTTATTACAGAGAGCGTAAGCCTATTTTTGAGAATGTTTCATTTGAAATGAAAAATGGTATTTATGGTTTGCTCGGAGAAAATGGTGTTGGAAAGACAACATTGTTGCGCATTATTAGTGGGTTGTGTTTCCCTAAAAAAGGAAGTTGCCAAGTATTAGGTACTGAAACGGCATTTAGAAATCCCGATATGCTGAAGCAATTGTACTATCTGCCTGAAGAGTTCATTGTGCCATCACAGACAGTTAAAAGCTTTGTAAAGTTGAATTCGGTATTTTATCCCAACTTTAGCAATGAACAGTTTAATTCATATTTAAATGATTTTCATTTGGATATTGATTCTCGGATGAAAGAATTGTCTTTTGGACAGAAGAAGAAAGTTCTTATTGCTTTTGCTATTTCTCTGAATACACCGGTTACCTTGTTGGATGAGCCTACCAATGGGCTGGATATCCCTTCTAAATCTCAATTTAGAAAAGTAATAGCTTCTGCATTTGACGAAAACAAATGTATCTTGATTTCCACTCATCAAGTTCGTGATTTGGAAAGTCTGATAGATCCTATCATTATTCTTGATCGCAATCAGGTGTTACTTAATAATACGGTTGAGGAGATATCTAAAAAACTACTGTTTACTTATTCTACAACAAGGCCTCAAGACGCTTTATTCACAGAGCAAACTATGTTGGGGTACACTTCGGTCTTGGAGAACAAGTACAATGAAGAAAGTACATTAAATATTGAAGCTTTGTTTAATGCGGTGGTTACGAATAAGGAAAAAATAAGAAATATATTTAACGCTTAA
- the glmS gene encoding glutamine--fructose-6-phosphate transaminase (isomerizing), whose amino-acid sequence MCGIVGYIGFREAYPILIKGLHRLEYRGYDSAGVAIINSEDNLSVYKTKGKVQHLEEYTKGKDTTGTIGIAHTRWATHGEPSNCNAHPHYSQSESLALIHNGIIENYAVLKAQLTQNGYSFQSSTDTEVLVQLIEYIKSLNNCDLFTAVQIALNQVVGAYAIAVIEKGKPDQIIAARKSSPLVIGIGDGEFFIGSDASPIIEYTNKVIYLDDEEIAILKRDKEPKIITISNIQKTPEIKQLEMNLSQLERGGYPHFMLKEIFEQPDTLQNCMSGRINIEGTNITLSGIIDHKEKFINARRIIIIACGTSWHAGLIGEYLFEEFCRIPVEVEYASEFRYRNPVIYADDIVIAISQSGETADSLAAIELARKAGAFVYGVCNVVGSSIPRNTNSGSYTHCGHEIGVASTKAFTAQVTTLILMALTIAKEKKVIEDEKYIEITKELLSIPSKIKKVLSSNEKIKELSNIFTYAQNFIYLGRGYNYPIALEGALKLKEISYIHAEGYPAAEMKHGPIALIDNEMPVVTIATHSAIYDKVVSNIQEIKARRGKVIAIINEGDETMKSIADHYIEIPTTIECLDPLLTVIPLQLLAYHIAVNKNRDVDMPRNLAKSVTVE is encoded by the coding sequence ATGTGTGGAATTGTAGGATATATTGGCTTTAGAGAAGCCTACCCCATTTTGATAAAAGGTTTACATAGACTAGAGTATAGAGGTTATGACAGTGCCGGAGTAGCAATAATAAATAGCGAAGACAACCTTTCGGTATACAAAACAAAAGGCAAAGTACAGCACCTTGAGGAATATACGAAAGGAAAAGACACAACCGGCACAATCGGCATAGCACATACCAGATGGGCCACACATGGCGAACCGAGCAACTGCAATGCACATCCCCACTACTCTCAATCAGAATCTTTAGCCCTCATACACAATGGAATCATAGAAAACTATGCAGTACTTAAGGCTCAGCTAACACAAAACGGATACAGTTTTCAAAGCAGTACCGACACGGAAGTACTGGTACAGCTAATTGAATATATCAAAAGCTTAAATAATTGCGATCTGTTTACAGCAGTTCAAATTGCACTCAATCAGGTAGTAGGTGCATACGCCATAGCAGTGATAGAAAAAGGAAAGCCCGACCAGATAATTGCAGCACGCAAAAGCAGCCCGCTAGTTATCGGAATTGGTGATGGCGAGTTTTTCATCGGATCAGATGCTTCTCCTATCATAGAGTATACCAACAAGGTTATTTATTTGGATGATGAAGAAATAGCTATACTCAAAAGAGATAAAGAGCCTAAGATAATTACGATCTCCAACATACAGAAAACACCAGAGATCAAACAATTGGAAATGAATCTCAGCCAACTCGAACGTGGCGGCTATCCGCACTTTATGCTAAAAGAAATATTCGAGCAGCCTGATACGCTCCAAAACTGTATGAGCGGGCGCATTAATATAGAAGGCACGAACATAACTCTATCGGGGATAATAGACCATAAAGAAAAATTCATAAATGCACGACGTATCATTATCATCGCATGTGGAACTTCATGGCACGCCGGACTAATAGGAGAATACTTATTCGAGGAGTTTTGCCGCATTCCCGTTGAAGTAGAGTATGCCTCAGAATTTAGATATAGAAATCCTGTTATCTATGCCGACGACATCGTAATCGCTATTTCTCAATCGGGAGAAACTGCCGATTCACTTGCAGCAATCGAGTTGGCACGCAAAGCCGGAGCTTTTGTATATGGAGTATGCAATGTTGTAGGATCATCAATTCCTCGCAACACCAATTCGGGCTCATACACGCATTGTGGACACGAAATAGGAGTAGCATCGACCAAAGCGTTCACAGCACAGGTTACAACCCTCATATTAATGGCCTTGACTATTGCGAAAGAGAAAAAGGTGATAGAGGACGAAAAATATATAGAAATCACCAAAGAGCTTCTGTCTATTCCGTCAAAAATAAAAAAAGTTTTATCAAGCAATGAAAAGATTAAGGAACTATCCAATATCTTTACTTATGCACAAAACTTTATTTACCTCGGTCGTGGATACAATTATCCTATAGCTTTGGAAGGGGCCCTCAAGCTAAAAGAGATATCGTACATACATGCCGAGGGTTATCCGGCAGCCGAAATGAAACACGGACCAATAGCGCTCATAGACAATGAGATGCCGGTGGTAACGATTGCAACTCATAGTGCCATATACGACAAAGTAGTCAGCAACATACAAGAAATAAAGGCCAGAAGAGGCAAAGTGATAGCCATAATAAACGAAGGCGATGAAACGATGAAGTCAATAGCCGACCATTATATTGAAATACCTACGACAATAGAATGCCTCGACCCTTTATTAACCGTCATACCCCTACAACTACTTGCCTATCATATTGCTGTAAATAAAAACAGAGATGTAGATATGCCGCGCAATTTGGCAAAATCGGTAACGGTTGAATAG
- a CDS encoding energy transducer TonB produces MKFVHTALLIFLFCILTPVYSQKAITAKLLTKETSSLNGVIPPLYKDGEKALYEFLETNIKYPPILIKIKMEGDLELKFNVAKDGSVKDVEIVRGFDPDADDEVIRVLQAMPKWSPALLDGNPVDFTQHLSVTFKLTDALIAQAKEQPKNEEQKLTNESSLVMIPTDTLTQIEEKQIVQESDSLNTDPQYPGGQEALDTYLKTNMKYPKRAIKYGIEGRVIFNIEVSAEGEISKIWLFKGVFPDCNEEAYYLIKKMPKWIPGLKDGVPVTKQVMLPISFELPK; encoded by the coding sequence ATGAAATTTGTACATACTGCCTTACTTATATTCTTGTTTTGTATATTAACCCCTGTTTATTCACAGAAGGCTATTACTGCAAAGCTTTTGACAAAAGAAACATCGTCATTAAATGGTGTTATTCCTCCTCTCTATAAGGATGGCGAGAAGGCGTTATACGAATTTTTAGAGACTAATATAAAATATCCTCCTATTTTGATAAAAATAAAGATGGAAGGGGATCTGGAATTGAAGTTCAACGTAGCTAAAGATGGAAGTGTAAAAGATGTAGAAATAGTAAGAGGATTTGATCCGGATGCAGATGACGAGGTTATACGTGTTTTGCAAGCGATGCCCAAATGGTCGCCTGCCTTGCTTGATGGTAATCCTGTGGATTTCACTCAGCATCTTTCTGTCACTTTCAAGTTGACCGATGCGTTAATAGCACAAGCAAAGGAACAGCCTAAAAACGAAGAGCAGAAATTAACAAATGAGTCATCTTTGGTAATGATTCCGACAGATACCTTGACACAGATAGAAGAAAAACAGATTGTTCAAGAGTCTGACTCTTTAAACACTGATCCTCAATATCCGGGAGGGCAGGAGGCACTAGATACTTACTTGAAGACTAATATGAAATATCCGAAGCGTGCCATTAAATATGGAATAGAAGGTCGGGTTATATTTAATATAGAGGTGTCGGCAGAAGGTGAGATATCAAAGATATGGTTGTTTAAAGGCGTGTTTCCGGATTGTAATGAAGAAGCTTATTATTTGATAAAGAAAATGCCTAAATGGATTCCCGGATTGAAAGATGGGGTGCCTGTCACAAAGCAGGTGATGTTGCCTATTTCATTTGAATTACCTAAATAG
- a CDS encoding PaaI family thioesterase, with protein sequence MKLNTNNIQERIKDTLIETLNITFIESDDQTSLEAIMPVEKHLSQTMGVLHGGATISLAESVAGVGSNTLCAHDEQCFGMQISASHISSARLGDVVRAIGTLQHKGRSTHVWNVDVFSETTGKLISSVRVTNAVVKKILYTKGK encoded by the coding sequence ATGAAGCTGAACACCAATAACATTCAAGAACGTATTAAAGATACATTGATAGAGACGTTGAACATCACATTCATAGAATCGGATGATCAAACGTCTCTTGAAGCTATTATGCCTGTAGAAAAACATTTGAGTCAAACGATGGGCGTATTACACGGAGGAGCAACAATATCTCTGGCAGAATCTGTTGCCGGCGTAGGTTCTAACACACTATGTGCACACGATGAGCAATGCTTTGGCATGCAAATAAGTGCCAGTCATATATCTAGTGCAAGACTAGGCGATGTGGTAAGAGCCATAGGTACCTTACAACACAAAGGGCGATCTACTCACGTCTGGAATGTTGACGTCTTCTCGGAGACAACAGGAAAACTAATTTCGTCTGTGCGTGTCACAAATGCAGTTGTAAAAAAAATATTATACACAAAAGGAAAATAA
- a CDS encoding GntR family transcriptional regulator, protein MDFKANKPIYLQIVDFCFQHILTEEWPENDRIPSVRELAMTLQVNPNTAMRAFEYMQSEEIIYSKRGMGYYVAENARGQISKLQKKEFFEEVLPETFRSMNLLDISIDDIVKQYEQFKKEVK, encoded by the coding sequence ATGGATTTCAAAGCAAATAAACCAATATATCTTCAAATAGTAGATTTTTGCTTTCAGCATATCCTTACAGAAGAATGGCCCGAAAATGATCGGATTCCATCTGTGAGGGAGCTGGCTATGACATTGCAGGTGAATCCTAACACGGCTATGAGAGCATTTGAATATATGCAGTCTGAGGAAATTATATATTCGAAACGTGGGATGGGATATTACGTCGCAGAAAATGCTAGAGGACAGATATCGAAGCTTCAGAAAAAAGAATTTTTTGAAGAAGTACTACCCGAAACTTTTCGTTCTATGAATTTACTCGATATAAGTATCGATGATATAGTAAAGCAGTACGAACAATTTAAAAAGGAAGTAAAATGA
- a CDS encoding DUF805 domain-containing protein — protein MEWFLKVVKEHYADFNGRARRKEFWMYNLFVMIGYFALYIVGIILASVSTTIGSIVLGLVGLAYLVILIPSIAVYVRRMHDVGKSGWFILIPIYNLILAITEGNKGDNQYGSDPKAQ, from the coding sequence ATGGAGTGGTTTTTAAAAGTAGTGAAAGAACATTACGCAGACTTTAACGGAAGAGCTAGACGAAAAGAATTTTGGATGTACAACCTTTTTGTGATGATAGGATATTTTGCCCTATACATAGTAGGTATTATCCTAGCATCAGTTTCCACAACTATTGGATCAATCGTCTTAGGATTAGTAGGATTGGCGTACCTTGTAATCCTGATCCCTTCAATCGCTGTTTATGTAAGAAGAATGCATGATGTTGGCAAAAGTGGATGGTTTATATTAATCCCTATCTACAATCTCATTTTAGCGATTACAGAAGGGAATAAAGGGGACAACCAGTATGGTTCGGATCCTAAAGCTCAATAG